In Pectobacterium actinidiae, the DNA window TGTTTTGTGTGATCTATCGAAGTGCGAAACGCGATCAGACCTATCTTTATGTTGAAAAAAAAGACGATTTCTCACGCGTGCCGGAAGAATTAATGAAAAGTTTCGGCACGCCGCATTTAGCCATGGTCTTACCGCTGGATGGGCGTAAAAAACTGGCGAATGCCGATATAGAAAAAGTGAAACTTGCGCTACAGGAACAGGGGTTTTATCTGCAAGTTCCTCCACCGGTTGAAAGCTTATTAAACACGCCGGTATAAGTGTAAAAAAATAATACCAAGGCGTACTTTCAGATAAAGCCGCAAACATAATTTGGCGTGGAATATCTCAGTCGTTCGTATGATATTCCGCGCGATAAATATTCACTTTTTGAGTTTTACCTCGCCACAATTTAATTGTTTCCATTTTTGATGGTTAGGACTTCGTTTCCCCCTCATCGGATCCCCAGTCTTGCTCACCTGAAATCTGTTGGGATAACCCCCGTTGCGATGATATAACGATGGTTTTGCACCATCGTGTTCTTATATAGCTGTTTTCTTTTTGGGCGAGTCGTGCGCCATGAAGACAGCGATAATCCAACAGACAGGGCAGGAGAATACCCATGTATCAACACAGAGACTGGCAGGGCGCGCTGCTTGATTTCCCAGTAAATAAAGTCGTTTGCGTAGGAAGTAACTACTCAGAACACATCAAAGAAATGGGAAATGCGACCCCGAGCGAGCCCGTTTTATTCATCAAGCCTGAAACCGCACTGTGTGACTTACGCCAGCCCGTTGTCATCCCCAAAAATCTGGGCTCGGTTCACCACGAAGTTGAACTGGCTGTGCTGATCGGTACGCCGCTCAAGCAGGCGAATGAAGAGCGCGTCGCCCGGGCGATTGCAGGCTATGGTGTGGCGCTGGATCTGACGTTGCGTGATTTGCAGTCTGACTTCAAAAAGGCGGGGCTGCCGTGGGAGAAAGCCAAAGCGTTTGACGGTTCCTGCCCGATCTCCGGTTTTATTCCGGTTGCCGAGTTTGGCGATCCGCAGCAAACCGATCTGGGTGTAAAAGTGAATGATGAAGTGCGCCAGCAGGGCAACACGCGTGATATGATTACGCCGATTCTGCCGCTGATCGCTTACATGAGCCGTTTCTTTACGCTGCGTGCGGGCGATATTATCTTAACGGGTACGCCAAAAGGGGTCGGTCCGATCCTGTCTGGCGATATGCTGACGATTACGGTAAAT includes these proteins:
- a CDS encoding YcgL domain-containing protein, with the translated sequence MFCVIYRSAKRDQTYLYVEKKDDFSRVPEELMKSFGTPHLAMVLPLDGRKKLANADIEKVKLALQEQGFYLQVPPPVESLLNTPV
- a CDS encoding fumarylacetoacetate hydrolase family protein, with protein sequence MYQHRDWQGALLDFPVNKVVCVGSNYSEHIKEMGNATPSEPVLFIKPETALCDLRQPVVIPKNLGSVHHEVELAVLIGTPLKQANEERVARAIAGYGVALDLTLRDLQSDFKKAGLPWEKAKAFDGSCPISGFIPVAEFGDPQQTDLGVKVNDEVRQQGNTRDMITPILPLIAYMSRFFTLRAGDIILTGTPKGVGPILSGDMLTITVNDRTLSTRII